Sequence from the Pagrus major chromosome 15, Pma_NU_1.0 genome:
TGCACTGGCTCGCTCACGGTCAGATTGGGTCTGAGGCAAACAAACTGTCAATGAGCTGATGTAAAAAGGGCAGACAGTGGTTAAGAAGTACTTACTGCCTGACATGAGATAAAGTCCATTAGGGTCTACAGCTAAGCTTGTGACAGCGTCCAGGTGAGCCACCATGGAGTGAATCAGCTTCCCACTGTTGTTGTCGAAGAACTTGATGTGTCGGTCCTCCTGTGCTGTGATGGTGATGGGGAGAGTCGGGTGGCTGAGAACCTTGTTGATCTGACAGGGGGTGCCTGGTTAAGAACAGACGAGAATAGATATGTCATGGCGGGAGAGGGAATTTacaccaacagacagacagtcaacGTGACTTAAATCATTTGCAACAATGTGGAATTATTATATGTTGTGTGCGGACGTTGTTTACGTTGACATTCCAATGCTTTTGCTCATTTGGTTTACTTTTCAACACAACCCAAcccagtcttttttttaatatcttttttgTCTTGACTAGTTTATAActtcatctttgttttgatttgtgtatGCCTATTTTATTCCTTACTCTTtcttaatgtttgtaaatatcCTTTTGTAGTCATACAATTCAGGAATATGTCAAACcgcaaaaaagaaaagcatgtcatctttgactttttaaataatCTCGCAACACCTCACCTAACTGTTTGTACTTGATAGCAACATGAGAATTTAAACGTACATTTTGACTGAAACAGCTTAGACACACGAGACAGATATACTCAACAATGTCATGATATGCACCACTAAGTTTTATACATTAAGTACTGTGTCAATAATGTAAGTGGCAGTAAATTTGGAATCTGTGGATCAAATCTCAATATAGAAGTAGTATAACAGAATAACATTGCAGATTGTGGTTGAGAACATGTCTGCTAATGGTTTTCATTCCAGCTGCTGCCACTAGATGTTACCCAAGAACCACATTTTCAGAAAGCACATACCCGACTTCAACATTATGACTGAATTCATCAAGTGTTATCCTTTGATTTAGTAATTAAACACATcctcatttttttatttggattttcGTATGAATTTCATGGAATAGACACATAtggacatatatatatatacacacacacacacacacacacacacacacacacacatatatatatatcctaaATCCTAAAATATTTATCCCTAGGATTACACTAATATTGGTGTAATTTGATCtgcaaaaaataatacaattctCCAGCCAATCTGTCCGTTTCTGATGACTTATCTGTCAAAGAATAAATAGTTTTCAAAACTTCCTGTTGTGTTATTGGTTTTGTCCTAGTGAgtgtctcttcctctgtcagtGATGGCAAATTTACTTTTGAAAAGAGGTCTGAATGAGCATATAAATCACTCAGCTTGTGAAGCTTCAGTTATATCTTTTGGTAATTTCAAAGGTTCCTCAGATTCTGGGCGTATTTTCTTTGCAACGACTCTACTTGATTAGCTCTGTGGTAATTGAAATACATGCAAACTACTGTCTTCGTTACCCATTCCATGTTAGCTCTGGCTTGAGAAGCATAAATTCCTCTTTTCAGTTCCTACCTGGCTCCAAATTGGACTCCAGGTTGAGGACCAGCTGGCGGGTCTCCATGTTGAAGAGGCCAATCTGCCCGTTTGTAAAGGATGTGACGAGATGGGCCGGTTCACTGCACACCAGGTCTACTGAGGAGGGAACTCCTAGCTCTTGTACACAGAAAGATACATACATGtatgttaaaataactattcAATTCAAGCAAATATTTAGAGAAAAAGCCATGGTACGATTTTCAAGTCAGTACTTTTGTCTTCGTTGAATACAGCGAGGGCGGGCGAGGTGGTGTTGGCGTCCCACAGTCTCACGGTGCCATCTgcggagcaggagaggaggcgCTGGTGCGCGCTGCTGTACACCAAACCCCAAACTGAGTCGGTGTGTCCGCACATTGCTCCGCGCAGCATCGATGGGTctgcaacagaaaaacacaagtcagGTACCATGACTCGATCTGAAAATCTCCAAATTCTGACAAAACGCATAATGCTATTACCGTAGGAGTCGTAGGGGTCGATGTTGGGGTTGGGGGTGTTCCAGCACTGGATAGTCCCGTCCACCCCTCCGCTGAAACACTGCTCCCCTGTGTTGCTCATCACCACGCTCAGTACAGCCCCTCTGTGGATCAATTAGTGATGAATTATTAAAACTACTAGTCGATTTAACACTaaaactaaaacactttttatttatgtgcTTTGTTTTTACCTGTGAGCCCTGAAAGTGTAGATCGGTTCCACATCTAAAGAAGCACTCCTGTGGACAAACAACATAATCATTAATGTAACATACAATATCAGATAGCAGTGACGACTCAATGTGTGTTGATAATTAGGTTCAAAATTATTGCCTTTGAATTGTACAAAGCTATaaatttaaatacaatttgCTGCTATACCAGTGATCCATTAGTTGTAACCTCAACTCTGAAATGACTTCAGCCTCTAAAAATAACCACATCATTACTACAGACTGTGTGTGGGCTGCAGAGCTGTGACGAGTGTTGTCAGTTCATTGTCACATGGGGACAGTTTCCTGTAGCTGAATCGTGTGACAGTGCAGCATCCTCCTTATGGGACTGTAATCAACAACAGAGCTTTTCTTTCTGATGACGCTCAATCTGCTGCCTCAGGTGCAAAGTGACTAAAGCAAACACACTGCTGTCTGAATAATGGTGTCTCTAACAGCCAATCAATACAACAGCATATTTAAAGTTCCTTTTGGCTCAGAAACATAGGAAAAGATGGTAATTTGGTACAGGCTGTACTGGAATAGTGTTTTAGAGGCATTTGACTTGTGTGAGGGTGTTCTTACTTTTTGGCAGGAGCAGTCTTTTGCAGGTTCCACATCTTGAGCGTGTGGTCCTCTGAAGCAGTGACGAGGACGGGCTCAACAGGGTGAAAGGCCAGAGCTCGAATCCCATCAAAATGGCTCCGCAGAGTGAATTTGGGGTTCCATGTTTTTCTCATGGCGTCCTTATTGTTGCCAATCTGAGGAAAGGACATCTAATCAGTACTCAACATACAATTAACATGTTTACTACCTACTCCAAAGGTCAGCTGCAGTTGAATTACATTAAtggataaaacattttgtgaaagtgaGATTAATAACCAAAAACAGTAGTGAAATATGTTTCTGTAATTTTGGGATGCAATCAGCTGCTTTATAGAACTTTATGACTCTTTTTATGGGGGTTGAGCTGTGCCTAAAAACCAGttggtttcttcttctgttgtggTTGTCAGGGAAAAGGTTACAGGGCAGGAAGTTAGGACTCACACGCAATCAAAAGTGAACCAAAAGCAAAAGGGTCAGACTACATCctggattttaaatgtttctatttGATCCATTCATGGGCTGTATAGGCAGTGAGAAAATGTGCAAAACTGCATAGAGtgcaaaagtgaaaacatttcagtccaTGTTGGACTGAACGTAAACCAGTACGTGTATGAGGTTGTCAGTGGACTTATATTGTTCTAATGTGAATAAACAAGTGTTTGATGCCTACGTTCACTATTGGTTTTTTGGTCTCAGCTGAAGTTATGTTGCAGAGTTGCACTCTCATGCATTCAATAGTAGGATAAGTAGTAGCCTAAGGAGGTATTGTGGAAGGAGGCAGATATCAATAATAGTAGTAGCATTTTGAAAGCACAAACCAGAAAGACGcatgctgtgtgcaaaatctgCCTCACAGCAATTACTAACCATGTTaactgtagagctgcaatgtGAAAACCTCAACCTTTGTAGATTACAGCACACATGTAATGCACTGCAGATGTATTTATGCTTTGTTTATATACTGAGGTGGGTCACACAGATGCTGGTATTGTAAAGATGTAGACTGttgaaactgatttttgaaaTGGCTTtctaaataataattaaatgatgaaaaaacagctgtcagtTATACAGAAAATCAGATGCTATACATTGAATCATTATGCATTCGAATCGTTGACAGGTGACTCATAATTGAATCAAATTGTGCGCAAGTACTCTCTTGGTGCACTAGgactcatttaaatgtttttttttttcgtacATTTTTTCTCAAATCAGCCTAGCTTTCAAAGGCATGCTGGAACCTATATCTTCCATTACTACACTTTCAAAGCAGCTTACCTGACAGTCTATAAAAATAACTGTTTGAGACACAAATGGTATGTTTTCAGCATGTGATGCGTCTCTCTCGATTTGCTGCAGATTAGAGGAGGCTCAAATAATAACATGAACAGAAACAGTGAAACGATCCCATTCTCTTAAAATCCATTCTGCCTCTTCATACTTACATCATATGCCAGACTGTCAGCCTCGTTGGCCACGGTGAGTCCAGCAAGCTCCCCCAGGCCAAGCTCGCTCTCCATGGCCTCGTCTGCGCCCATAATGAACGACTTCCCTGAGGTGGGCGGGAATGTCAGTGCCTCAACTGtggacagaagaaaaacatagaTATATAACCACCGTTCACAAAAAgattaagaaaataaacacagttcATTCCTAAAATCTAATGGTATTTTTTCTCGAGCACCTTCATCTGTTCGGTTCGCATCGTGCTCGTTGAACCGGACCGCGTTTGGTCGGGACTGGGGCGTGGATGGAGGCTGCATGTGGGACAAGTCCTCTGCATCTCTCAGATTAGCCAGCATGTCTTGCAGCTTGGACCGGTTTGGCCCTGTTTAACGAGGCAGGTCAAAGGTTTTagcaaacagacaaagagtGATGGAGAAcggaaggaaaaaagaaaaaaataagaaaacaataaatctttttcattaaaaataaaaaaaactgagtaGAAGCttaaaaagagaacaaagaaTGAATATGGAAGGACAGCAGCACTGAAagggaagaaaataaattaatatagtGAGCGAAAGAAGagtaaagaaaatgaatgcaAGTCAGCACCAGAGTGTTTGTTAGACAAATTAGAAAAGTGGAAAAGGAGTTGAGGCACGTTCATCTTGGTGTAGGCTGTGTGGAGAGAGTAATGTAACATACAGCGagagctgcaactaaccatTATTTCAATATTCATTAACCTGAtgattattttgtatttcattagtctataaaatgtcagaaaagtgaaaaatgctcatcacaatttccggtcttcaaattgcttattttgtccaacaaacagtccaatACCCAAAGACTCTTCTTTTACTAtcataaacaacaaagaaaagcaacacattcttacatttaagaagctggaaccagcaaatatttgacatttttgcctgaCATATGATTGAAATAATTTATCAAATTATCAAATAGGTTGGCGACTAATTTCCTTTCGATTGACTATTCAATTAATCGACTTATCACTGCAGCTCTACATACAGCAGGATTTTGTGAGGACACAGAATCCTTTAGGGAGCCAATTATggaggtttgtgttttttaaattacaaacatTTGAACACACGTGGGCCCTTAGCATAAAATTGTAACCCTGgtacaaagaaagaaagtataCCAATGGTAcaactacaaagaaaaaaatcccttaAAGAAAGAAATCCCTAACAGATCTCCTGCTGATCTCCTCCACACACCCACAGGAGCGATTACTCACTGACACGGTGCGATGAACAAAAATAGAAAGCCAAGTGTGAAAAGTGATGCAATCAAATGAGGAAAAAAGTGAGACGAACGattcaattttttaaaaaaaagcagcagatatGCAGAGCTTTGGCATTGTACATGTAAAAATCTAAGAGCTCTCAGCTGCTAAATGAGGTTACATCTAAAGTGGGCTGTTATTCTGAGAGCGGTACTATTCAGCTGAGTCACTTCACTGAGTCACTGAAAAAGCTTTTAATTGCTATCAATTTACAACAGCAGCAAAATTACTTATCACTGTAGTATCAACATGGCTGacagatgaggatgaagatggtGATAATTATGTTGTTATGACTGAAACAGATGACTGTGGAGACCCAGACAGACACATCATTATGTCTAACTGTCATATTAATCTGATAGGTTGGATGAGATAATGGTGtgaatataaattaaaacatttaaacgggacagaaaaacatgcatCAAGCACTACAGTTTGTTGGGGTAGGACGATAAAAGTGACAGATTTGGCATGTTCGAGACATTTGGTATGAAATGACAGACAAAGGGACAGAGCAAGTAGAAGGCATAAAaaggagcagctgaagaaggagatgagaaaacacagcaaagatGTTCTGTTTATTGATTCAAGGCTTTTTTTTGGAAGTCAGGCtctacagagagaggaggaggagtaggagggaGGCAGCAACGCCTGACAGGACTTACTCTTCACCCCCTTTTTCCCCTTGCGCTCCTTTTTGTACTGCTCCTTGAGTTTGGTTATCAGGCCCGGGTCCACGTCCCAGGCCTCAGAAATGGGACCTTGCTCGTCCTTCTCTACACAGGGGGAACAAAACCAGACCGAGAGGCTGTTGAGAAACTGCCCTGGAGGTGCTGAGACCTCTCTCGGACTCTCCTGGAGATTTCTCGATCGTCCAGGAAAGCAGTAGGCCTGTAGGGCCTGAGATCTTTTCTTCCCACCTACGTGAAATTACACTCACTATAACTGGGAGCAGCATTAACAGCCATCCCgtttaatctttttaattttctattgGAAGACGTGAGAGTGGTGGGAGGGAAGTTAACACCATGTGGGGAATTCTTTCATTTGAACATTTGGATTCTTGAGTCATGACAAGTCTACTCATAAAATCCTCACTGTGATAATCAAATTATTGTATGACTCAAACCCACGttcaaatacaaagaaacacCTCAGCATGACATCAAGCCCTTTTTTTCTGGATTTACATTAAAGAATGGTGAGACTCAAAGGGAATCGGGCTGATTTGACAACACACAGGAGTGGAAGACACATTGTGGTCACAGGCTGGCTATGGGAACACACAGTGGAAGAGATCACACAACTATGggttaaaacagacaaactccAAACATCATGATTTATGACCACAGCATGATATATGAATGACAAGTAATCCGTGAACAGTCAGCAAACTATTAGAAGtcatataaaaacaaattataagATTACAGCATAAAATAATTAGCCATATTCTCAGTACCTCTGTAACTTGCATGTTACatttgtatataaatgaaacaaactcatcattgtgcaaaagaaaatacaacattttgatttgaaatcCATGACTCACCCCAATCTGTGCCATCCCCATTGCCTCTGGACTCCGGTGAGGTGTCCATCTCATCGGGGCTGGACAGGAAGTCAAAGCCCT
This genomic interval carries:
- the LOC141009347 gene encoding striatin-like — encoded protein: MDEQAGPGVFFNNNNNSVLTGGGKGPLPDGDAGEAARAQYSIPGILHFLQHEWARFEVERAQWEVERAELQAQIAFLQGERKGQENLKKDLVRRIKMLEYALKQERAKYHKLKYGTELNQGDMKPPSYDSDEANENESSGSLNNQLSWKQGRQLLRQYLQEVGYTDTILDVKSQRVRALLGLAGDGAGRTGERTSAEPLVNGTDTSTKGMGTRGKAELSETSAVLEAFKFIENAAAEFSDEDEEEDSEGRDRTNVESRTILRKKPSSSSTLPASMDTSEDPDTEEALKGFDFLSSPDEMDTSPESRGNGDGTDWEKDEQGPISEAWDVDPGLITKLKEQYKKERKGKKGVKRPNRSKLQDMLANLRDAEDLSHMQPPSTPQSRPNAVRFNEHDANRTDEVEALTFPPTSGKSFIMGADEAMESELGLGELAGLTVANEADSLAYDIGNNKDAMRKTWNPKFTLRSHFDGIRALAFHPVEPVLVTASEDHTLKMWNLQKTAPAKKSASLDVEPIYTFRAHRGAVLSVVMSNTGEQCFSGGVDGTIQCWNTPNPNIDPYDSYDPSMLRGAMCGHTDSVWGLVYSSAHQRLLSCSADGTVRLWDANTTSPALAVFNEDKKLGVPSSVDLVCSEPAHLVTSFTNGQIGLFNMETRQLVLNLESNLEPGTPCQINKVLSHPTLPITITAQEDRHIKFFDNNSGKLIHSMVAHLDAVTSLAVDPNGLYLMSGSHDCSIRLWNLESKTCIQEFTAHRKKFDESIHDVAFHPSKCYIASAGADALAKVFV